The genome window CTCTTTGGCATGGTAAACCGCAGACGCCGAGCGTGGAGTTCTCGTCTGGATACTTGTATCCGCAATATGGGTTTGAAATCCATAATGTCGGGCTTTCGACTCTCGGTACTTTTTATAACTCTTTCGGTATCATCGGGGGGCTGATTTTTGGTCTAATTATGGGTGTTTATGCGGGCTTTATGGATGGTAGATTTTCAGGTGTTCATGCATCCTATAAGACGAGCCGCGAGCAATTACAGCACGCGCTCCCTTCATTAACCCTATATCCTTTCCTGGCGGGCGCGTTCTTCATGTTGTTACGCGGGCAAGTATGGATGGGGTTCCAGTGGAGTGTTTCTATAGCTATCAGCTACTTCTTGATTAGAAAAATAGCTGTGCGCCGGGCTCGAGTCTGTCCAGTTAATTAACAAAAGGCCATCAATGTTAGTTCGCAACCAGGTTTTGAGGAGAATGTACGAATTTACTGCACCCCTTCGGCGAGGCGTTCCTGTTCGAACGAGAAAGATTGCAAAGTTCGAGTTGTATCGCGCCCTTCATATGGCAGGGTTCAGGCCGTCACCTTCTCTTCGAGGGCTTTCTGAGAAATTCGATGGATTCCTGCTGCCTGCTTATCGAAAAGGGTTTTTTATAGAAGCTGGTGGCAACGATGGCTTTAGCCAGTCTAATACTTATCACCTCGAGAAGTATTACGGTTGGAACGGTCTCCTTATAGAGCCTGTACCGTGGCTCGCGGATCTCGCAGAGAAATTCAGAAATGCTACAGTTGAGCGGGTAGCACTCGGACGGGCGGGGACGGCGGAGTCAACTATCCGCATTACAGAAGATGATCTGAAGAGTAAGGCGTTTGTTGAAGGGCAGTCGGGCGGTTTAGAAGTGCCAGTCCGGCCGTTATCCGAAATCCTCAATGAAAAAAAAGTTTTCGAATGCGATTTTTTCTCGCTCGATGTTGAGGGCTTTGAATGTGAAGTTCTCTCTGGGGTGGATTTCGAGAGCTGCAAGTTCCACAATATTCTTATAGAGACTAGTGATATTGGTTCTTTGCCTATTCCATGGTCCATGTTTGAGAAGCCTTTGCAACTCACCCATCACGATTATCTGCTCGTCGGAAAAAAGGATTGACCTAGTGTTGCCCCTGTGGGGGCATGGTGGAATGAGCGAGGGGCTCTTGATTAGAGAGCATATTGAGGGCTCGCTGCTCATCCTCGGGCTTTTTTAGAGCCGTCTACATGGCGGCTGCTTTTATTTTGATGAGCTCGAATGGATAGTTTGCGGTATCAATGCGTGAATGTTTTTCGAGTGCCCACGGTTGTGATTAATATGTCTCGGTGTGCCTATCTTTCTTCACAATTCAGATTTTGTGATTTTGGTGGATGTGAGATTAATGAGTCCCGTAGACGAGCGTTCAGTTCCTTTTTAGTTGCGATGAACGGTTAAGTTGATGTTATACCATCTAAGAAAGTTTCGGTCGATAATAAATGTTAAGCAAGAGTATATACTCCGTCGAGCGGGGTATTCCGTATTGCCAGCCAAAAAGTCATTAACTCCAGCTGTTGTACACGCGTGCACCTGGAAAACTGGGAGTCAATGGGTTCGCCTTGTCCTGTCGGATCCGCGAATCTACATGAATACTGGTCTTACGCCCTACTTTTTTCCTAGCATGTTGGAGTCGGCTAAAGGCGGGCAGAGGTTCCGTATTCCATCCCGTAGTATCGTGACCAGTGCGATGATCGACTATGAGAGCTATAGCGATTTCCTGAAGCCGCCGGGAACGCGGCCATTTTTTGTCGTGAGGGATCCTCGCGATCTTGTTATCTCAAGATATTATTCGGCTCGTTATTCTCATCCGGACAATAAAGGTATTTTAGAGGTAAGAAAAGTGCTCGAATCGATGAGCGAGGAAGACGGTATAATTTATACCATTCGAGAGCGGTTTGAGCCCATTGCAGTCCGTATCAATAGCTGGTATGAGGCTGGAGAAATAGAGGGTGTTCCAATCGTGCGCTTCGAAGCTCTCACTGGGGAAAAGCAAGTGACGGTTTGGACTGGACTGCTAGACCGCCTTGGTATGACTGTGGGCCCTGATGTTGTAGAAAAGGTTCTTTCATTTTACAGCATGAAAAATATGCGTCCGCCAGGAACTAATAAGTCTATAAAGTCGGCTAAGTATAGGAGCGGAGAGTCGGGAGAGTGGCGAGAGCATTTCACACCCGCGGTATCAGATGCATTCTATTCGCTTTATGGGGATCTCCCTAGCAAGCTTGGCTATGAGTAGTCGTCTTTGAATGCGGATAATAGAGTGATAGCGGGAGCCGTAACCTGGCTGGTTCCTGCGCGCCTGATTTACACCGCTTCGCAATGGGGAATGCTGAGTTCGGTTGCTTGGTTCACCGATCCGGAAACAGTCGGTGCGTATGGCTTGGCATTGGGGGTCGTCACGCTTGTATATCGTTGCTTCGAATTTGGAATGGGGCAGGCTGCTAATGTAGATCACAATCGGGCCGCCTTGGACTCAGAGTATTACTCTTTACGCGTTCTTTTTACGTCGACGGGGTTTCTTGTATGTGTTGGCATTGCTCTGCTGTATTACCAAGGGTCATTTTCTGGGCTTTTGATTTTGTCTTTAGCGGTTCCGAAGGGGATTGAGGCTTACTCGGTTCTTATTTATGCATTTCAGCGTCGTGCGAATAAAACGCACTACATGGCGCAATCTCTTATTCTTCGAGGTGTTTCTGGTGTTTTAGCGTTCGCTTGTGTTTTGTACTTCTCTCGTAGTTTGGTCGTGGCGCTGCTTGCTCTAGCGTTAGTATGGTTGATGATTGCTGTTTGTTTCGACCGAATCCGTGATCAGAGCGATATTACAGGCAGTCGGTTTCGTGTGCTTGTTTCCTTCGCGCGGGGCGTCGCGTTAAGAGATGAATATTTTGACAAAGCTATAGTCTTAACGA of Algiphilus aromaticivorans DG1253 contains these proteins:
- a CDS encoding FkbM family methyltransferase, giving the protein MYEFTAPLRRGVPVRTRKIAKFELYRALHMAGFRPSPSLRGLSEKFDGFLLPAYRKGFFIEAGGNDGFSQSNTYHLEKYYGWNGLLIEPVPWLADLAEKFRNATVERVALGRAGTAESTIRITEDDLKSKAFVEGQSGGLEVPVRPLSEILNEKKVFECDFFSLDVEGFECEVLSGVDFESCKFHNILIETSDIGSLPIPWSMFEKPLQLTHHDYLLVGKKD
- a CDS encoding sulfotransferase domain-containing protein, with translation MIDYESYSDFLKPPGTRPFFVVRDPRDLVISRYYSARYSHPDNKGILEVRKVLESMSEEDGIIYTIRERFEPIAVRINSWYEAGEIEGVPIVRFEALTGEKQVTVWTGLLDRLGMTVGPDVVEKVLSFYSMKNMRPPGTNKSIKSAKYRSGESGEWREHFTPAVSDAFYSLYGDLPSKLGYE
- a CDS encoding lipopolysaccharide biosynthesis protein; protein product: MIAGAVTWLVPARLIYTASQWGMLSSVAWFTDPETVGAYGLALGVVTLVYRCFEFGMGQAANVDHNRAALDSEYYSLRVLFTSTGFLVCVGIALLYYQGSFSGLLILSLAVPKGIEAYSVLIYAFQRRANKTHYMAQSLILRGVSGVLAFACVLYFSRSLVVALLALALVWLMIAVCFDRIRDQSDITGSRFRVLVSFARGVALRDEYFDKAIVLTIKLLPLAVAGAAAYATGVVPRILLDGTHGMAVIGVFTVLFYPMQAGNMVFSAVESATLGPLSASLQKKDWVQSMSIFIRLIAFVSTFCALGVVFVYFLGGWALNVFYGPDYSGYKGAFFLLAIAWVPRYLGSSIKCIAIGLEYFRAALWAQVAMFAVGLLTALLWIPDYGLYGAIYSIAAAHCAFLISSVVVSGVSVHRVYH